Proteins encoded by one window of Myripristis murdjan chromosome 1, fMyrMur1.1, whole genome shotgun sequence:
- the stim2a gene encoding stromal interaction molecule 2, whose protein sequence is MLPLSPVLLLVLRSALFVATEGVGNLQGFALPDPCMVVSPPCMSEADRYSLEALRNIHQMMDDDQDGGIEVEESVEFIIEDMKQQQTNKHSNLHREDQHITVEELWRGWKSSEVHNWTQDDVLRWLKDFVELPQYERNFKDFKVNGNTLPRIAANEPSFLSGHLRVQDQRDKQKLNIKALDVVLFGPPTRPPHNYMKDLLLIVSVVMGIGGCWFAQVQNKASKIHIAKMMKDLESLQRAEQSLRELQEQLERAQEEKRNVAEEKQSLEEKMRDEIMGAQEEAHRLHELRQGAVSELSRLRYAEEELEQIRGALKQAEKDMQASWSASEVLQLWLQLTHEVEVQYYNVKKQSAELQLAIAKEEAEKIKKKRSSVLGTLHVAHSSSLDQVDHKILEAKNALSEVTACLRERLHRWQQIERLCGFPILKNAGLANLTAKLYTDPSVLGIPRAPHQPCSCHSSVHGSVEDLIEDPASSVISQIPVVTFVLSPVPPMKRSPRSRGSTICRSRRTGVITQPTASVISSDPDLLIPIHAPFPCFEEEKELFHTPQKRQDSQEIFPDTDYMTPPTLSRIFPSSSTIDASSCKIYRDEMELFDNAIRKPSSKELEASIESPVRKISVEEQEASADVVSTKILKEKVLDNCVENLEDTESLTDAPSRKMSRERNEVSVEAPARKGHYKELEAAAEFAARQIETNTVGVLMDPSSRNLYRDRSDLPLDVTARKILWDELDTSTDVATRKISRDMMGGSMDCTSRKIIREEMELPFDSVSRKISRDLMGMSLDTGSRKITRDKGEYQLDSSVKAIPRDKVADTAGAVTRKISRDEPEYSTDSPSRKMLPRETMEALIDTSSCKVSREKQEFGSETLANRRTLRDELKMSAGSFRKRIPRDKTVSSIDIPTAKISWDRVDAAMETQKQTILRDEYASESSLTPGRIGQPDLTITSLVPWKPSSDLFPTGPLSQLVYDGILEKSYTSAAANPTTRSDLSISTPNLTHGRFLGETEPPVPPPRVTAPSSTASPPECGDEKNKDKEKGKKSLKLKNLFKKKKESTSERLESGLQKL, encoded by the exons TTTATTATTGAGgacatgaagcagcagcagaccaATAAACACAGCAACTTGCACAGAGAAGACCAACATATCACTGTAGAGGAGCTCTGGAGGGGATGGAAGTCATCtgaag TTCATAACTGGACTCAAGACGATGTGCTTCGCTGGCTGAAGGACTTTGTTGAGTTGCCTCAGTATGAGAGAAACTTTAAAGACTTTAAAGTGAATGGAAACACCCTCCCCAG GATTGCAGCCAATGAGCCTTCATTCCTAAGTGGCCATCTGAGGGTTCAGGaccagagagacaaacagaagcTCAATATCAAAGCTCTGGATGTGGTGTTGTTTGGACCACCAACCC GTCCTCCTCATAACTACATGAAAGACCTGCTGCTAATTGTTTCGGTGGTGATGGGAATTGGAGGCTGCTGGTTTGCTCAGGTCCAGAACAAAGCTAGCAAGATCCACATTGCCAAGATGATGAAAGACCTGGAGAGTCTTCAGAGAGCTGAGCAGAGCCTCAGAGAACTACAGGAACA ACTAGAGCGAGCCCAGGAAGAAAAGCGAAATGTGGCCGAGGAGAAACAGAGTCTGGAGGAgaagatgagagatgagatcATGGGGGCGCAGGAGGAGGCCCACCGTCTGCACGAGCTGAGGCAGGGGGCTGTCAGTGAACTCAGCCGCCTCCGATATGCAGAAGAAGAGCTGGAGCAG ATTCGTGGAGCACTCAagcaggcagagaaagacatGCAGGCTAGCTGGTCTGCCTCAGAGGTCCTCCAACTGTGGTTGCAACTGACCCATGAGGTGGAGGTCCAGTACTACAATGTCAAGAAGCAGAGTGCAGAACTACAGCTTGCCATTGCCAAGGAAGAG GCAGAGAAGATTAAGAAGAAGAGGAGTTCTGTGCTGGGGACTCTCCATGTGGCTCACAGCTCTTCTCTAGACCAGGTTGATCACAAGATCCTTGAGGCAAA GAATGCCTTGTCTGAGGTGACAGCTTGTCTACGGGAGCGCCTTCACCGCTGGCAGCAGATTGAGCGTCTGTGTGGCTTCCCCATCCTGAAGAATGCTGGCCTGGCAAACCTCACTGCTAAACTCTACACAGACCCCAGTGTCCTGGGAATTCCCAGAGCTCCTCACCAACCCTGCTCATGCCACAGTTCGGTCCATGGGTCAGTGGAGGATCTGATAGAAGACCCTGCTTCGTCAGTTATATCACAGATACCAG TGGTTACTTTTGTTCTTTCCCCAGTTCCACCAATGAAGCGCTCTCCTCGGTCTCGGGGTTCCACCATATGTCGTTCACGTCGTACTGGGGTTATTACTCAGCCTACAGCCTCTGTGATCTCATCAGACCCTGACCTCCTTATCCCCATCCATGCACCATTCCCTTGCtttgaggaggagaaagagctCTTCCACACACCCCAGAAGAGACA AGACTCCCAGGAGATATTCCCAGACACAGATTACATGACTCCACCTACTCTTAGCAGAATATTTCCTAGTTCCTCCACCATCGACGCATCATCTTGCAAAATATATCGTGATGAAATGGAGCTATTTGACAACGCCATTAGAAAGCCCTCCAGTAAAGAACTGGAAGCCTCTATTGAATCTCCAGTCCGCAAAATCTCTGTGGAAGAACAAGAAGCTTCTGCAGATGTTGTCAGTACAaagattttaaaagaaaaagtacTGGATAATTGTGTGGAAAATCTTGAGGACACTGAGTCTTTGACAGATGCTCCTTCAAGGAAGATGTCCAGAGAAAGAAATGAGGTTTCAGTGGAGGCTCCAGCTAGAAAGGGGCATTACAAAGAGTTGGAAGCCGCAGCAGAGTTTGCAGCAAGACAAATAGAGACAAATACAGTGGGGGTTTTGATGGACCCTTCCTCAAGGAATTTATACAGAGATCGAAGTGATTTACCACTGGATGTTACAGCTAGGAAAAttctttgggatgaattagataCTTCAACAGATGTTGCAACCAGGAAGATATCAAGAGATATGATGGGGGGTTCAATGGACTGCACATCAAGAAAGATAATACGAGAGGAGATGGAGCTTCCGTTTGACTCAGTATCCAGGAAGATTTCCAGGGATTTAATGGGAATGTCTCTGGATACAGGTTCTAGAAAGATAACCAGGGATAAAGGAGAGTATCAGCTTGATTCCTCTGTGAAAGCAATTCCAAGGGACAAAGTAGCCGATACTGCTGGAGCAGTGACAAGAAAGATTTCTAGAGATGAGCCAGAGTATTCTACTGATAGTCCCTCAAGAAAGATGCTACCAAGAGAGACAATGGAAGCACTGATAGATACCTCCTCCTGTAAGGTGtcaagagaaaaacaggaatttGGATCAGAAACTTTAGCAAATAGGAGAACACTGAGAGATGAACTCAAGATGTCTGCTGGCTCTTTTAGAAAAAGAATACCAAGAGACAAGACTGTCAGTTCCATAGACATACCCACAGCAAAGATATCCTGGGATAGAGTTGATGCTGCcatggaaacacagaaacaaacaatacTCAGGGATGAGTATGCATCTGAATCAAGTTTAACTCCAGGTCGGATTGGACAGCCAGACCTAACCATAACCTCCCTTGTGCCATGGAAACCATCATCAGACCTTTTCCCTACTGGTCCTTTAAGCCAGCTCGTGTATGATGGAATCCTAGAGAAGTCCTACACCTCAGCAGCTGCAAACCCAACCACCCGCAGTGACCTCTCTATCTCAACACCCAACTTGACACACGGCAGGTTTCTAGGAGAGACAGAGCCGCCAGTACCACCACCAAGGGTCACTGCCCCATCTTCAACTGCATCACCCCCTGAATGTGGAGATgaaaagaacaaagacaaagagaaggggaaaaaatccttaAAGCTCAAGaacctttttaaaaagaaaaaagaatcaaCTTCAGAGAGGCTTGAAAGTGGCCTTCAGAAGCTCTGA